The following proteins come from a genomic window of Populus alba chromosome 12, ASM523922v2, whole genome shotgun sequence:
- the LOC118060649 gene encoding protein NARROW LEAF 1 isoform X2 translates to MERNRLGLRIHHSGSSQSEESALDLERNYCNHLPWSSLSPLQPFTSGGQHSESNAAYFSWPTLSRLNDAAEDRANYFGNLQKGVLPETLGRLPEGQQATTLLELMTIRAFHSKILRRFSLGTAIGFRIRGGILTNIPAILVFVARKVHRQWLSHVQCLPTALEGPGGVWCDVDVVEFSYYGAPAATPKEQLYTDLVDGLRGSDPCIGSGSQVANQETYGTLGAIVKSRTGNRQVGFLTNRHVAVDLDYPNQKMFHPLPPSLGPGVYLGAVERATSFITDDLWYGIFAGTNPETFVRADGAFIPFAGDFNMNNVTTTVKGVGEVGDVHVIDLQAPINSLIGRKVVKVGRSSGLTTGTIMAYALEYNDEKGICFFTDFLVVGENQQTFDLEGDSGSLILLEGQDCEKPRPVGIIWGGTANRGRLKLKVGLPPENWTSGVDLGRLLDLLELDLITTNDGLQVQDQRNASAPAIDSTVGESSPLDRVPSKEKIEENFEPINLNMQQGVVKGESQQGQSPLFIGPEFHIEDGAEAAPNVEHQFIPSFSGRSLMHDNKPQETPELKNLSALRSDSDEEMCFSLQLGKPEPKRRKQLD, encoded by the exons ATGGAAAGGAACAGATTAGGTTTAAGGATTCATCACTCTGGATCCTCACAATCAGAGGAATCTGCTTTAGATTTGGAAAGAAACTACTGCAATCATTTGCCTTGGTCAAGCTTGTCGCCACTTCAACCCTTTACTTCAGGTGGGCAGCACTCTGAGAGTAATGCTGCCTACTTCTCCTGGCCCACATTGAGTCGACTAAATGATGCAGCAGAAGACAGGGCAAACTATTTTGGAAACCTTCAGAAGGGGGTGCTTCCGGAAACTCTTGGGAGGTTGCCAGAAGGGCAGCAAGCTACCACCTTGCTCGAGCTAATGACCATTAGGGCATTTCATAGCAAAATATTGAGGAGGTTTAGTCTTGGAACAGCAATTGGATTTAGAATCCGAGGGGGTATTTTGACGAATATTCCTgcaattcttgtttttgttgccCGTAAAGTTCATAGGCAATGGCTCAGCCATGTCCAGTGCCTACCTACAGCCCTTGAG GGACCAGGAGGAGTGTGGTGTGATGTAGATGTTGTAGAATTCTCATATTATGGTGCTCCTGCAGCAACTCCAAAGGAACAGTTGTATACTGATCTCGTGGATGGCTTGAGAGGAAGTGACCCATGCATTGGTTCTGGATCTCAG GTTGCTAACCAAGAGACATATGGAACCCTGGGTGCGATTGTGAAAAGCAGAACAGGTAACCGCCAGGTTGGTTTCCTCACAAATCGGCATGTTGCAGTTGATCTGGACTACCCAAACCAGAAAATGTTTCATCCTTTGCCACCAAGCCTTGGACCTGGGGTGTATTTGGGTGCTGTGGAGAGAGCAACCTCATTTATCACTGATGATCTTTGGTATGGAATATTTGCTGGAACAAACCCAG AAACATTTGTCCGAGCAGATGGGGCCTTCATTCCTTTTGCAGGAGACTTTAACATGAACAATGTAACTACAACTGTCAAAGGTGTTGGCGAGGTTGGTGATGTCCATGTTATAGATTTGCAAGCTCCAATCAATAGTCTCATTGGAAGGAAAGTTGTCAAAGTTGGAAGGAGTTCTGGCTTGACTACTGGGACCATAATGGCCTATGCACTAGAGTACAATGATGAGAAAGGGATTTGTTTCTTTACCGATTTTCTTGTTGTTGGTGAGAACCAACAGACTTTTGATCTTGAAGGTGATAGTGGAAGCCTCATTCTCTTAGAGGGTCAGGATTGTGAGAAGCCACGGCCAGTTGGGATCATTTGGGGTGGGACAGCTAACCGTGGTAGGTTGAAGCTTAAAGTTGGCCTACCCCCAGAAAATTGGACCAGTGGAGTTGATCTTGGTCGCCTGCTTGACCTCCTTGAACTTGATCTCATTACTACCAATGACGGGCTTCAAG TTCAAGATCAAAGAAATGCATCAGCACCGGCAATAGATTCAACAGTTGGAGAGTCATCTCCTCTAGACCGAGTGCCatccaaagaaaaaattgaagaaaactttGAGCCTATTAATTTAAACATGCAGCAAGGGGTAGTCAAAGGTGAGTCTCAGCAAGGACAGTCTCCACTCTTCATTGGCCCTGAATTTCATATAGAAGATGGGGCAGAAGCAGCTCCTAATGTGGAGCACCAGTTCATCCCAAGTTTCTCAGGGCGATCACTGATGCATGACAACAAACCTCAGGAAACCCCAGAACTGAAAAACCTATCGGCGTTAAGGAGTGACTCTGATGAGGAGATGTGTTTTTCGTTGCAGTTAGGCAAGCCTGAACCGAAGAGAAGAAAGCAGTTGGATTGA
- the LOC118060649 gene encoding protein NARROW LEAF 1 isoform X1, translated as MERNRLGLRIHHSGSSQSEESALDLERNYCNHLPWSSLSPLQPFTSGGQHSESNAAYFSWPTLSRLNDAAEDRANYFGNLQKGVLPETLGRLPEGQQATTLLELMTIRAFHSKILRRFSLGTAIGFRIRGGILTNIPAILVFVARKVHRQWLSHVQCLPTALEGPGGVWCDVDVVEFSYYGAPAATPKEQLYTDLVDGLRGSDPCIGSGSQVANQETYGTLGAIVKSRTGNRQVGFLTNRHVAVDLDYPNQKMFHPLPPSLGPGVYLGAVERATSFITDDLWYGIFAGTNPETFVRADGAFIPFAGDFNMNNVTTTVKGVGEVGDVHVIDLQAPINSLIGRKVVKVGRSSGLTTGTIMAYALEYNDEKGICFFTDFLVVGENQQTFDLEGDSGSLILLEGQDCEKPRPVGIIWGGTANRGRLKLKVGLPPENWTSGVDLGRLLDLLELDLITTNDGLQAAVQDQRNASAPAIDSTVGESSPLDRVPSKEKIEENFEPINLNMQQGVVKGESQQGQSPLFIGPEFHIEDGAEAAPNVEHQFIPSFSGRSLMHDNKPQETPELKNLSALRSDSDEEMCFSLQLGKPEPKRRKQLD; from the exons ATGGAAAGGAACAGATTAGGTTTAAGGATTCATCACTCTGGATCCTCACAATCAGAGGAATCTGCTTTAGATTTGGAAAGAAACTACTGCAATCATTTGCCTTGGTCAAGCTTGTCGCCACTTCAACCCTTTACTTCAGGTGGGCAGCACTCTGAGAGTAATGCTGCCTACTTCTCCTGGCCCACATTGAGTCGACTAAATGATGCAGCAGAAGACAGGGCAAACTATTTTGGAAACCTTCAGAAGGGGGTGCTTCCGGAAACTCTTGGGAGGTTGCCAGAAGGGCAGCAAGCTACCACCTTGCTCGAGCTAATGACCATTAGGGCATTTCATAGCAAAATATTGAGGAGGTTTAGTCTTGGAACAGCAATTGGATTTAGAATCCGAGGGGGTATTTTGACGAATATTCCTgcaattcttgtttttgttgccCGTAAAGTTCATAGGCAATGGCTCAGCCATGTCCAGTGCCTACCTACAGCCCTTGAG GGACCAGGAGGAGTGTGGTGTGATGTAGATGTTGTAGAATTCTCATATTATGGTGCTCCTGCAGCAACTCCAAAGGAACAGTTGTATACTGATCTCGTGGATGGCTTGAGAGGAAGTGACCCATGCATTGGTTCTGGATCTCAG GTTGCTAACCAAGAGACATATGGAACCCTGGGTGCGATTGTGAAAAGCAGAACAGGTAACCGCCAGGTTGGTTTCCTCACAAATCGGCATGTTGCAGTTGATCTGGACTACCCAAACCAGAAAATGTTTCATCCTTTGCCACCAAGCCTTGGACCTGGGGTGTATTTGGGTGCTGTGGAGAGAGCAACCTCATTTATCACTGATGATCTTTGGTATGGAATATTTGCTGGAACAAACCCAG AAACATTTGTCCGAGCAGATGGGGCCTTCATTCCTTTTGCAGGAGACTTTAACATGAACAATGTAACTACAACTGTCAAAGGTGTTGGCGAGGTTGGTGATGTCCATGTTATAGATTTGCAAGCTCCAATCAATAGTCTCATTGGAAGGAAAGTTGTCAAAGTTGGAAGGAGTTCTGGCTTGACTACTGGGACCATAATGGCCTATGCACTAGAGTACAATGATGAGAAAGGGATTTGTTTCTTTACCGATTTTCTTGTTGTTGGTGAGAACCAACAGACTTTTGATCTTGAAGGTGATAGTGGAAGCCTCATTCTCTTAGAGGGTCAGGATTGTGAGAAGCCACGGCCAGTTGGGATCATTTGGGGTGGGACAGCTAACCGTGGTAGGTTGAAGCTTAAAGTTGGCCTACCCCCAGAAAATTGGACCAGTGGAGTTGATCTTGGTCGCCTGCTTGACCTCCTTGAACTTGATCTCATTACTACCAATGACGGGCTTCAAG CTGCAGTTCAAGATCAAAGAAATGCATCAGCACCGGCAATAGATTCAACAGTTGGAGAGTCATCTCCTCTAGACCGAGTGCCatccaaagaaaaaattgaagaaaactttGAGCCTATTAATTTAAACATGCAGCAAGGGGTAGTCAAAGGTGAGTCTCAGCAAGGACAGTCTCCACTCTTCATTGGCCCTGAATTTCATATAGAAGATGGGGCAGAAGCAGCTCCTAATGTGGAGCACCAGTTCATCCCAAGTTTCTCAGGGCGATCACTGATGCATGACAACAAACCTCAGGAAACCCCAGAACTGAAAAACCTATCGGCGTTAAGGAGTGACTCTGATGAGGAGATGTGTTTTTCGTTGCAGTTAGGCAAGCCTGAACCGAAGAGAAGAAAGCAGTTGGATTGA